A genome region from Pristis pectinata isolate sPriPec2 chromosome 4, sPriPec2.1.pri, whole genome shotgun sequence includes the following:
- the LOC127569846 gene encoding ganglioside GM2 activator-like has translation MALHFSVIFLAIYLLSQMRTSDAFRWEDCGKGNDALQFKSFSLSPQPVRYPGTVRLGWSAQVKRSLRGMQVQSQYYKKDGHWVKIPCPEIYHCDVDVCKALGKETSCAFNTGLFVRPEHEYVHSSSIPSGDYYGELHFFSSGQHVGCVRVYYEVIGA, from the exons ATGGCTCTTCActtcagtgtcattttcctggCCATTTACTTGCTCAGCCAGATGAGAACT TCAGATGCCTTTCGTTGGGAAGACTGCGGTAAGGGCAATGACGCACTTCAGTTCAAATCGTTCTCATTAAGTCCACAACCTGTTCGGTATCCAGGAACAGTTAGACTTGGGTGGAGTGCCCAAGTGAAACGTTCCCTCAGGGGAATGCAG GTTCAATCACAATATTACAAGAAGGATGGCCATTGGGTGAAAATTCCGTGTCCTGAGATTTACCATTGTGATGTGGATGTTTGTAAAGCATTGGGCAAGGAAACATCTTGTGCTTTCAACACT GGACTTTTTGTGCGTCCAGAACATGAATATGTGCATTCATCGTCGATTCCAAGTGGGGATTACTATGGAGAATTACATTTTTTCAGCAGTGGACAACATGTTGGGTGTGTTCGTGTCTACTATGAGGTTATAGGGGCATAA